From Campylobacter upsaliensis, the proteins below share one genomic window:
- a CDS encoding transformation system protein translates to MHAQDLQNKLLNLQNPFLNPTLEQMAKLEIQAIFPQKVRINNKWYKENDLIHNAILRRIDARSVIFEYDEQNITLEFRQNAKIFID, encoded by the coding sequence TTGCACGCACAAGATTTACAAAATAAATTGTTAAATTTGCAAAATCCATTCTTAAATCCCACTTTAGAACAAATGGCAAAGCTAGAAATTCAAGCCATTTTTCCCCAAAAAGTGAGGATTAATAATAAATGGTATAAAGAAAATGACCTTATTCATAATGCGATTTTAAGGCGTATTGACGCAAGAAGCGTTATTTTTGAATATGATGAACAAAATATTACTTTAGAGTTTAGGCAAAATGCTAAGATTTTTATTGATTAA
- a CDS encoding transformation system protein, whose translation MSEFISIKSQDQILKRLDELSEAKKGLICLYGKSGSGKSVILERFSRQKNAIKITEIFKDKEQLKERLQNLENKALLLFDEVGLYEEDLFEILRLYSDLNLVLLSSHKRLKIFTKEHFKSRILAEFELKGLEKEELLNYVEEKHGVRLEQKELQFVFKICKNNLRNVDKLLKGFKELHAFLDKEPLYALKLSALENHLLG comes from the coding sequence ATGAGTGAGTTTATTAGCATTAAAAGTCAGGATCAAATTTTAAAAAGACTTGATGAGCTTAGCGAAGCGAAAAAGGGCTTAATCTGCCTTTATGGCAAAAGTGGAAGTGGAAAAAGCGTGATTTTGGAGCGTTTTTCAAGGCAAAAAAATGCCATCAAAATCACAGAAATTTTTAAAGACAAAGAACAGCTTAAAGAACGCCTACAAAACTTGGAAAATAAGGCTTTACTCTTGTTTGATGAGGTGGGTTTGTATGAAGAAGATTTGTTTGAAATTTTACGCCTTTATAGTGATTTAAATTTGGTGCTTTTAAGCTCACATAAAAGACTTAAAATTTTTACAAAAGAGCATTTTAAAAGCAGAATTTTAGCGGAATTTGAGCTAAAAGGCTTAGAAAAAGAAGAACTTTTAAATTATGTGGAGGAAAAACACGGCGTAAGGTTAGAGCAAAAAGAATTACAATTTGTTTTTAAAATTTGCAAAAACAATTTAAGAAATGTCGATAAACTTTTGAAAGGCTTTAAAGAGCTTCACGCCTTTTTGGATAAAGAGCCTTTATATGCTTTAAAGCTAAGTGCTTTGGAAAATCATTTGTTAGGTTAA
- a CDS encoding flagellin yields the protein MGFRINTNIGALNAHANSVVNAGQLDKSLSRLSSGLRINSAADDASGMAIADSLRSQAATLGQAINNGNDAIGILQTADKAMDEQLKILDTIKTKATQAAQDGQSLKTRTMLQADINRLMEELDNIANTTSFNGKQLLSGGFINQEFQIGSQSNQTIKATIGPTQSSKIGLTRFETGAQIIQSSEVEMTIKNYNGLEDFKFPKIKISTSVGTGLGALAEEINRVADKTGVRASFNVQTVGARPVMKGTTNENFAINGVIIGKISYENNDSNGALIAAINAVKDTTGVQAALDEEGKLVLTSADGRGIKISGYIGPGAGIAMNMMENYGRLSLVKNDGRDIAIEGTGFGFDNDKLVSQSSVSLRETKGQISKELAEAMGFNSVDRLGSVQVGVSALSVLAGTGMSTITTLVHSNGSGFSKWVTTKISNVGQMIDIGPGLGTLSTMGARLSALGMSGLASLQFSAVYTVAFNALSTVKGDLQIGSAQAGGLSAILSQIGVVRETNRTDNIGQVQTAGVTTLKGAMAVMDVVETATINLDQIRADIGAVQNQLQVTINNITVTQVNVKAAESTIRDVDFAAESANFSKYNILAQSGSYAMSQANQVQQNVLKLLQ from the coding sequence ATGGGTTTTAGAATAAACACAAATATCGGTGCGTTAAACGCTCACGCAAATTCAGTGGTTAATGCAGGACAGCTCGATAAGTCTTTATCAAGACTAAGTTCTGGTCTTAGAATTAACTCAGCAGCAGATGATGCTTCAGGGATGGCGATAGCGGATTCTTTGCGTTCTCAAGCAGCCACTTTAGGGCAAGCTATTAATAATGGTAACGATGCCATAGGTATCTTACAAACAGCTGATAAGGCTATGGACGAGCAGCTTAAAATCTTAGATACTATCAAAACTAAGGCAACTCAAGCAGCTCAAGATGGTCAAAGTCTTAAAACAAGAACTATGCTTCAAGCAGACATCAACAGGCTTATGGAAGAGCTTGACAACATCGCTAATACAACTTCCTTTAACGGAAAGCAGCTTTTAAGTGGTGGTTTCATCAATCAAGAGTTTCAAATAGGCTCACAGTCTAATCAAACTATAAAAGCAACCATAGGACCAACACAATCTAGCAAAATCGGTCTTACGAGATTTGAAACGGGTGCGCAAATTATTCAAAGTAGTGAAGTTGAAATGACCATTAAAAATTATAATGGCTTAGAAGATTTTAAATTTCCTAAAATTAAAATTTCAACCTCAGTAGGAACAGGGCTTGGTGCTTTAGCTGAAGAGATTAATAGGGTAGCTGATAAAACAGGTGTTCGTGCTAGTTTCAATGTCCAAACAGTAGGTGCAAGACCTGTTATGAAAGGCACAACAAATGAAAATTTCGCTATTAATGGTGTAATTATTGGCAAAATTTCTTATGAAAATAATGACTCAAATGGTGCTTTAATCGCCGCTATCAATGCCGTTAAAGATACCACAGGCGTTCAAGCAGCTTTAGATGAAGAAGGTAAGCTAGTGCTTACTTCAGCTGATGGTCGTGGGATTAAAATCAGTGGCTATATAGGACCTGGTGCTGGCATAGCTATGAATATGATGGAAAACTATGGTCGTTTATCCTTAGTGAAAAATGATGGTAGAGATATAGCCATAGAGGGAACTGGCTTTGGCTTTGACAATGATAAACTGGTTTCTCAATCTTCTGTATCTTTAAGAGAGACTAAGGGTCAAATTTCTAAAGAATTAGCCGAAGCTATGGGCTTTAACTCTGTAGATAGGTTAGGAAGTGTCCAAGTAGGCGTTAGCGCTCTTTCAGTGCTTGCAGGAACAGGTATGAGTACTATTACTACACTTGTACATAGCAATGGTAGTGGTTTTTCTAAGTGGGTAACTACTAAAATCTCCAATGTGGGTCAAATGATAGATATAGGACCTGGACTTGGAACACTCTCTACTATGGGAGCAAGACTTTCAGCTTTGGGTATGTCAGGTTTAGCTTCTTTACAATTCTCTGCTGTTTATACAGTAGCTTTCAATGCTCTTTCGACAGTGAAAGGAGATTTACAAATAGGCTCTGCTCAAGCGGGTGGTCTTAGTGCTATTTTATCTCAAATCGGTGTTGTAAGAGAGACAAATAGAACTGATAATATCGGTCAAGTGCAAACTGCAGGTGTAACAACCCTCAAAGGTGCTATGGCGGTAATGGATGTTGTTGAAACAGCGACTATAAACCTAGACCAAATCCGTGCAGACATCGGTGCCGTGCAAAATCAGCTTCAAGTTACGATTAATAACATTACCGTAACTCAGGTCAATGTTAAAGCTGCTGAATCAACCATACGCGATGTGGATTTTGCTGCTGAGAGTGCCAATTTCTCAAAATATAACATTTTAGCTCAAAGTGGATCTTACGCTATGAGTCAGGCAAATCAAGTCCAACAAAATGTTCTAAAACTTTTACAATAA
- a CDS encoding CDC27 family protein has product MQERIYELEKAYKRYLKKLWLKRVLGLFVGIFALWGAFFFWEKWQEKKELFLKANAEKRALESKIDQAKITQEKQKINHQKLEREKELLREELELLQNPPQKFIISSNALNLANLKRSFYQNPSIEKALKLAELYLENKDYKKSIFWSLKANEMDASSKQSLLLFAKAKEALGEVVEAKRVFELYEAR; this is encoded by the coding sequence ATGCAAGAGCGAATTTATGAACTAGAAAAAGCATATAAAAGATATTTGAAAAAATTATGGCTTAAAAGAGTTTTAGGGCTTTTTGTGGGAATTTTTGCCCTTTGGGGTGCTTTTTTCTTTTGGGAAAAATGGCAAGAGAAAAAAGAACTTTTTTTAAAAGCAAATGCTGAAAAAAGGGCTTTAGAAAGCAAAATAGACCAAGCAAAAATCACACAAGAAAAGCAAAAAATAAACCATCAAAAACTTGAAAGAGAAAAAGAACTTTTAAGGGAGGAATTAGAGCTTTTACAAAATCCTCCGCAAAAATTCATCATCAGCTCCAATGCCCTCAATTTAGCAAATCTAAAAAGATCGTTTTATCAAAATCCTAGCATTGAAAAGGCTTTAAAATTAGCTGAGCTTTATTTGGAAAATAAAGATTATAAAAAGTCGATTTTTTGGTCCTTGAAAGCAAATGAAATGGATGCAAGTTCTAAGCAAAGCCTACTTTTATTTGCTAAGGCTAAGGAGGCTTTAGGCGAAGTGGTGGAGGCAAAAAGGGTGTTTGAGCTTTATGAGGCAAGATGA
- the mshL gene encoding pilus (MSHA type) biogenesis protein MshL produces the protein MLRFLLINLFFCSIFYGMDCKKRLFDIHIKESLSIEEALDELASYCTFSIVVKDELAKNELGKMQKSLYISQMTLEEIFKLLLKENNLNYEFDGKILSIWGISTQIFKLSYITSIREGQSIIKASVDSKPRQNENDLSDESDDNMIKSMEKFDFWQNIEKEITALLEAYGEVKMPIINANAGIIIVTGTPIQLKKIGEYITKLENRLKKQVIIDVSIIAVNLNENHSSGINWQNFNLDFASTTQNGQNSFIQLQSGQGFVKNLGLRANINFNSVLNFLSQNGKTQVLSSPKLMALNNQQAIISVGDTINYQVKESSKGTENGTTVSESFSNYSIFVGILLSILPEISDDNKIMLRINPSLSDFKYPQDNQRQSSPRTIAPDTIQKKLSTVVSMENNQTLILGGLISHNQIKEASEVNFLSKIPLLGLLFSGDETSSNSTEIVFIITPSIVDKQMGVLSLKDLGFRHYE, from the coding sequence ATGCTAAGATTTTTATTGATTAATTTGTTTTTTTGTTCGATTTTTTATGGTATGGACTGCAAAAAAAGACTTTTTGATATTCACATTAAAGAAAGTTTAAGTATAGAAGAAGCACTTGATGAGCTTGCGAGCTATTGCACTTTTAGCATAGTTGTTAAGGATGAATTGGCTAAAAACGAACTAGGAAAAATGCAAAAAAGTCTTTACATTAGCCAAATGACTTTGGAGGAAATTTTTAAGCTTTTGCTGAAAGAAAATAATTTAAATTATGAATTCGATGGCAAGATTTTAAGCATTTGGGGAATTTCAACGCAAATTTTTAAATTAAGTTATATCACTTCTATTCGTGAAGGACAAAGCATTATTAAGGCTTCTGTGGATTCTAAGCCCAGACAAAATGAAAATGATTTAAGTGATGAGAGTGATGATAATATGATTAAAAGTATGGAAAAATTTGACTTTTGGCAAAATATAGAAAAAGAAATCACTGCTTTATTAGAAGCTTATGGTGAGGTAAAAATGCCTATTATCAATGCAAATGCTGGCATTATCATCGTTACAGGCACACCCATACAGCTTAAAAAGATAGGAGAATATATCACTAAGCTTGAAAATAGACTTAAAAAACAAGTGATTATTGATGTTAGCATTATCGCTGTGAATTTAAATGAAAATCACTCAAGCGGCATTAATTGGCAAAATTTCAATCTCGATTTTGCCAGCACTACGCAAAATGGGCAAAATTCTTTTATCCAGCTTCAAAGTGGGCAGGGTTTTGTGAAAAATTTAGGTTTAAGGGCGAATATTAATTTTAATTCTGTTTTGAATTTTCTTTCGCAAAATGGCAAAACTCAGGTTCTTTCAAGTCCTAAACTTATGGCTTTAAATAATCAACAAGCTATCATTTCGGTAGGTGATACGATCAATTACCAAGTTAAAGAAAGCTCCAAAGGCACAGAAAATGGCACAACGGTGAGTGAAAGTTTTAGCAATTATTCTATTTTTGTGGGGATTTTATTAAGCATTTTGCCTGAAATTTCGGACGATAATAAAATTATGCTTCGCATTAATCCAAGTCTTAGTGATTTTAAATATCCTCAAGATAATCAAAGACAAAGTAGCCCCCGCACCATAGCACCTGATACCATACAAAAAAAGCTATCCACAGTCGTTTCTATGGAAAATAATCAAACCTTGATCTTAGGTGGGCTTATCTCACATAATCAAATCAAAGAAGCAAGTGAGGTCAATTTTCTCTCTAAAATTCCTTTGCTCGGGCTTTTATTTAGTGGCGATGAGACAAGCTCAAATAGCACGGAAATTGTTTTCATCATCACGCCTAGCATAGTGGATAAGCAAATGGGAGTTTTAAGCCTTAAGGATTTGGGATTTAGGCATTATGAGTGA
- a CDS encoding GspE/PulE family protein yields MMEFLKNLGFDKEAKEGFEDENLRHFLFELYLKNELDLNLLFVNLGVKSEDFLRALAKYLDLEFVELKDIDENLCDSFAFSLLWKNQILPLQKDDESIFILSSKPINLELLSKIEHLFRSKFIKNALCDIYSLNQNLNKLYIKQKLKELSSNLKQELNANSKENEQSGVSLLFNFILQEALKLRASDVHIESLENEALIRFRVDGVLRLFCVLEEQLYQALIFHIKLLAHLNVAQSRKAQDGSFNKNYEGVEFDFRISTLPLQKGESVVLRILRQDLELLSLENLHFSKQNLALITKNIQKPFGMILLTGPTGSGKSTTLYACLKSLACVEKKIITAEDPIEYKMPQIQQIALNSKAGLDFSNALRAILRQDPDIIMVGEIRDEESLDIALKGAQTGHLILSTLHTNDALSTIERLLDMRAKPYLIASSLNLIIAQRLARRLCPYCKIQKLEDEEVFYEAKGCEKCHFSGFWGRELLEECLELDEGLKELIRKNASKNELLTYARKQGFLTMFELGLKKAKSGIISFNELMRVVG; encoded by the coding sequence ATGATGGAATTTTTAAAAAATTTAGGTTTTGACAAAGAAGCAAAAGAAGGCTTTGAAGATGAGAATTTGAGGCATTTTTTATTTGAGCTTTATTTAAAAAATGAGCTTGATTTAAATTTGCTTTTTGTCAATTTAGGCGTGAAAAGTGAAGATTTTTTAAGAGCTTTAGCAAAGTATTTAGATTTAGAATTTGTAGAATTGAAAGATATTGATGAAAATTTGTGTGATTCTTTTGCCTTTTCTTTGCTTTGGAAAAATCAAATTTTACCCTTACAAAAAGATGATGAAAGTATCTTTATCCTCTCTTCTAAACCCATAAATTTGGAGCTTTTAAGTAAAATAGAGCATCTTTTTCGCTCCAAATTTATCAAAAATGCACTTTGCGATATTTATTCCTTAAATCAAAATTTAAATAAGCTTTACATTAAGCAAAAATTAAAAGAGTTAAGTAGCAATTTAAAACAAGAATTAAATGCAAATTCTAAAGAAAACGAGCAAAGTGGCGTGAGTTTGCTTTTTAATTTTATCTTGCAAGAGGCTTTGAAATTAAGAGCAAGCGATGTGCATATAGAAAGTTTGGAAAATGAAGCCTTGATTCGTTTTCGTGTCGATGGGGTGTTGCGTCTTTTTTGTGTTTTGGAGGAGCAGCTTTATCAGGCTTTGATTTTTCACATTAAACTTTTGGCACATTTAAATGTCGCCCAAAGCAGAAAAGCACAAGATGGGAGTTTTAATAAGAATTACGAGGGCGTAGAATTTGACTTTCGTATCTCAACCTTACCTTTGCAAAAGGGCGAAAGTGTGGTGCTTAGAATTTTAAGGCAGGATTTGGAGCTTTTAAGCCTTGAAAATTTGCATTTTTCTAAGCAAAATTTAGCCTTAATTACAAAAAATATCCAAAAACCTTTTGGTATGATTTTACTCACAGGACCCACAGGCAGCGGTAAAAGCACGACTTTATACGCTTGTCTAAAAAGTCTTGCTTGTGTGGAGAAAAAAATCATTACCGCAGAAGATCCCATAGAATATAAAATGCCTCAAATTCAACAAATCGCACTTAATTCTAAAGCAGGGCTTGATTTTAGCAATGCTTTAAGGGCGATTTTAAGGCAGGATCCTGATATCATTATGGTCGGTGAAATCCGCGATGAAGAAAGTCTTGATATAGCTTTAAAAGGTGCGCAAACAGGACATTTAATCCTTAGCACACTCCATACAAATGATGCCCTTTCTACCATAGAACGCTTGCTTGATATGAGAGCAAAGCCCTATTTAATAGCCTCTTCGCTTAATCTCATCATCGCTCAACGCCTTGCAAGAAGGCTTTGTCCCTATTGTAAAATACAAAAGCTTGAAGATGAGGAAGTATTTTACGAGGCTAAAGGCTGTGAAAAGTGCCATTTTAGTGGCTTTTGGGGGAGGGAGTTGCTAGAAGAGTGTTTGGAGCTTGATGAGGGTTTAAAAGAGCTAATTCGTAAAAATGCTAGCAAAAATGAGCTTTTAACTTACGCTAGAAAACAAGGCTTTTTAACGATGTTTGAGCTAGGACTTAAAAAGGCAAAAAGTGGCATAATAAGTTTTAATGAGCTTATGAGGGTAGTGGGGTGA
- a CDS encoding type II secretion system F family protein produces MRIYELYYLKNQQKLKKIIKAKNLNTAQTMALKQNLQIISLKELKKQSRIKISDTLFCAFFKEFALLLNAGLSIKEALNLMSENSSKHLKDAAKELSVNLNSGQSLSVAFSNLALNLNLSELSLIKMGEKTGNLAHIFSQIAELRTKLILNKKRFKKAIHYPCLVFLALFGAFLFLMFFVVPEFLDIFESLGANLPLMTQILLNIYVFLSENYLSLICVFVGFLSGFIVIYKKSVKFAFWVDLMLLKFPFFSRFILYHQNYYFFMIFSLLLQSGNALSQAFHLASSSVENKFLKEKFKQIELSLGQGLELSLAFKKAEIFDELVISLLHSAMKSGTLDLLSAKIAHFYEEKQEDFIEIFLKFLEPLMTLLVGILVLFLALGIFLPMWELSSGV; encoded by the coding sequence GTGAGAATTTATGAGCTTTATTATCTTAAAAATCAGCAAAAATTAAAGAAAATCATCAAGGCGAAAAATCTTAACACCGCCCAAACTATGGCTTTGAAACAAAATTTGCAAATTATAAGCTTAAAGGAACTTAAAAAGCAAAGTAGGATTAAGATTAGCGATACGCTTTTTTGTGCTTTTTTTAAAGAATTTGCCCTCTTGCTTAATGCGGGATTAAGCATTAAGGAAGCTTTAAATTTGATGAGTGAAAACTCTAGCAAACATTTAAAAGACGCGGCAAAAGAATTAAGTGTGAATTTAAATTCTGGGCAGAGTTTAAGTGTGGCATTTAGCAATTTAGCGTTAAATTTAAACTTGAGCGAATTAAGCCTCATTAAAATGGGCGAAAAGACGGGAAATTTGGCACATATTTTTTCTCAAATTGCAGAATTAAGAACAAAGCTGATTTTAAACAAAAAGCGTTTTAAAAAGGCGATTCACTATCCTTGTTTAGTTTTTTTGGCACTTTTTGGGGCGTTTTTATTTTTAATGTTTTTTGTTGTACCTGAATTTTTGGACATTTTTGAAAGTTTGGGAGCAAATTTGCCCTTAATGACGCAAATTCTACTTAATATTTATGTATTTTTAAGTGAGAATTATTTGTCTTTGATTTGCGTTTTTGTAGGCTTTTTGAGTGGATTTATTGTCATTTATAAAAAAAGTGTCAAATTTGCTTTTTGGGTGGATTTGATGCTTTTAAAGTTTCCTTTTTTCTCGCGTTTTATTCTTTATCATCAAAATTATTATTTTTTTATGATTTTCTCTTTACTTTTACAAAGCGGTAATGCCCTCTCACAAGCCTTTCATTTGGCAAGTTCTAGTGTGGAAAATAAATTTTTAAAAGAGAAATTTAAGCAGATCGAGCTTTCTTTGGGGCAGGGATTAGAGCTTTCTTTAGCTTTTAAAAAAGCGGAGATTTTTGATGAGCTTGTCATTTCTTTACTTCATAGTGCGATGAAAAGTGGAACGCTAGATCTTCTAAGTGCTAAAATTGCCCATTTTTACGAAGAAAAGCAAGAGGATTTTATTGAGATATTTTTAAAATTCTTAGAGCCCTTGATGACTTTGCTTGTGGGAATTTTGGTTTTATTTTTAGCTTTAGGGATTTTTTTGCCGATGTGGGAGCTAAGTAGTGGAGTATAA